Part of the Toxotes jaculatrix isolate fToxJac2 chromosome 1, fToxJac2.pri, whole genome shotgun sequence genome, CAACTGTTCTTCCAAGAAATTTGTGTTAGCAATCATAAATCAGCAACACAAGCCAGTCACACTTCTTCTATCAGGTAAGGCAGATGAAATGCATTTCCCATTTGCCATGAGTTATTTTGGTGTTATTAAAAAGCCTATATTGTTACCTGTCTTGAAAGACTGTTTATATATACATGAATGATTAAAATCTCCCAGCCTATTTGTGTTGCACAGTTTGGCCAGAGGTGATTACTGAGGATTACACTGAGCTGTTTCTAGCTCCTGATGTGCTCTGTGAAATGACGTGCTTCCATCCTGAAATGCTGATTATAACTTGAGAAGCTGCATGTGTGACTAGATTCTCAGCACTGGTTTGTTcgcatgtttcctgttttgtaaGAGCCAAACCCGAACAGGTTTTAAAGGACATATAATACAAGCGAGTTCCTTGCTTGGGAGTGTGCATAGTTAACAGGAACACAAAGAGCTGCAAAGCCTTTTTGTCTACACAACTTTCATAGCAAACCTACAAACAGGTATAGGGCATAGCAAGCATAGCTTTTTAAAGCAGAAGGCACTATAGGTTCATGTGGTGAaggaaaaagcaacaaaaccaCTTTCAGAATTTCTTAGGTGATATTTCACAAAGTTATGATTGTACTGGGAGTGCAGTGATTGCCAGTACCACTCAACgagagtgaaaaatgtttctTAGACTAAATTGATTTGATCCTCAAATGTTCCAGACAGGAGCAGCTGTAGCTACAAGTTAGCACAGTGTTTTTCCTTCTAAGTGTGACTCCAGGTGTTACCAGCTCTGACCTATGCAGGTGATGACAACAGCACAGGCTGTCAGGCTTTTGATCCTTAACTGTTTCATCTTGATCTGAGGTGCAATGCAGTAGTTAATTTGTACACCATATTTAATCTTGTCTGAAGAGGGTGCAATCTAAATTTGACCTGCTTACGATATATTTAATTATTCATACACTACTGAAAGAAGTTCTCATTGATTTGAAAACATACCACACAATTATGGTATATTCACATACATAAAAGCATAGTTATGGAAagaaaatcagcattttgtgtttgtcagtttattaCAATCCAAAGTAGAGGTCTGTTTTCTTGCTGTTCTCCCAGATATAatcaatataaataaaacttaagCTGCATCAGAAGATGTGTAAACTAGATTTAGCTGTTGTCTGGTGCTTTTGTGTTCATTAAACACCTGCCAATCAATCTGAGAGTGATAGGTAGACTAGACTGTGCCTTCAAACTTTACCAAGAGAGTACTTATACACACATCTGAAAATGTGCTGGTGCATGTAGGTGATATCAATACAGAAAAATTCCAatgtattataaaaataaattatcttTAATAgttactttgattttctttcacaAATACTTAGCAtgttttcacagacacattGAGAATTGCATGATTGTATAAAGGAGGGTGATGTATGTAATTTGAAGCAAATGTGTGACAAGGAAGAAACAGTTCAAATTATTCAGTGTAATGAAAATATGCAACTTTTTGCCATCCTGCAAtggcattttaaagttttacatACAATACACAATCAGTGAGTCTTTACAGGAAGTAGGGCATCTGGTTACTAACCACGGTTCTCAGACATCATACAAAATGTcgacaaaaaaaatcttaattcaGGGTTcacttactgtttttttgtttgtttttccagagctttcaacctCACctcattgtattgtattatgtATTATCATTGTATACATCAGGGAATGCATGTCGTCCCATAACAACTATGTTAAAGAAGACAGCGAGATACACTTGCAAGCTCtggaaaaaagcaaacaaacaaacattgcactgactgatttttttttttttttttttttttgggggtcAGTTGACTATTTTCAGATTCAGAAATGAATTGTGTTTATGTTGAATTTTTATGTTGAATGTTTATGATGTAGCATTTCTGCGTAGTGTGTTAGCATATATACAACACAACTATAGAATTTGATGTATACTAACTGGGTGAGCTCTCCAAACATAACAGGCAAACACTGCcttaaataaagtaataaatgtagatttttgtatcaatcaatttttaaatgtaaggtTACTTAATGGATatagataaaaaaaactgcatttagaaaataaaaacagattccaGATGTATCAAACTTCCAAAAGTAATCACTTCTTCATGATATTTGTAAGTGTGACAGATAgtataaagagaaaaagaaagaaacatttttttgtgccttgaactgtcttttctctgtttttcaagCCAATGAATAGGTTTTATATAAAgttgtaaaacattttgtacaatatttacataGGACCTTATATTGAGTAATCTTCAATGAGTTGCTCTTATGACTTTGTAATAAAGGTGTTATTACTTTGATGCAAATACTAATTTATTCCTTACTTTGGTTTTCTGACACTTCACGTGTGTAAGTGTCATGGTTCATAGATATGATAAAAATTATAGCAGAGAACAGTTCTGTGTGCCCTTTTTAGTGACAGAACCTCATGGCATATAAGTTAAATCACAATATACTGCAGTAATAACATTCATatgacaaaggaaaaagagcAACTTCATGTAAGAACTTCACTTCTCACAGTGAGTTTTGTAAACATTCATGTAAACAGTGGTGGTTTTTGGATGTGTGGACAACGGAAAATTAGATGTTTGAAATCTGTCTGAGCTTTCGGTTCACAACCTGCATTGAgtcattcttcttttttaaaggtATTTCCACATCTgatcttttctttgtgtgctttttaaaCCTCTTACAGCATATGTAAGATGTCAGTGTAACAACTGAGAAGAACAGCCCCAGACATGTCACTGAAAGTACAATGAGGACAGGCTGACAGGGGAACAGCTCATACCTTTCAGGCCCCTCTTTCATCTGGCCAATATACCAGGGCCTCTCCTCTATCTCTATGTCAGCCTCTCTGGTCAGCAGACTCTGGATGTAACTCTCATTGCTAACTGTTTCATTTACAAAGAAGTTAACCATGACTGTTGAGTAAAGAGGCTCAGGCTGACCATGATCACTGACCTTCACCAGAAGGCTGTAGAGGCCTCGGATGCTGAGCTCCCTCTTTAATGTGATATTTCCTGTTTCTGGGTCAATGGCAAATGACCCTGGCTCGCCGCCTTTCCTCTTAATGATACTATAGGCGATCACAGCGTTCATGCCTGTATCCTTATCCACAGCGTACACCTCTGTGATTGATGTTCCTGGTAACGTATTGGGTAGAACTAGCATGTAGGACTGATTGGACTGGGGGAAGAGGACAATAGGTGGGTTGTCATTTACATCCAACAACAGCACggtcaccatggtaacacaGGAAAGCGCTGGCTCTCCACCATCAATGGCTTCAATCCACAACTGGTATGACCCTTGTTGCTCACGGTCCAGTGATGTCTTGGCCCTCAGTGCCCCTCGACCTGTGTCTATCATGAAGATGTCACTGCCATTGAGGATGGTGAGGGCCACCCAGCCATTTTCCCCAGCATCTGCATCTGTCACAGAGAGTATTCCGATCTCACCGTACCCTGGGAAGTTCTCTGGCACAAAGAAAGTAAAGTCCTTGTTGATGAAGCGTGGACTGTTGTCATTGCGGTCTTGCACGGTCAATACCACAGTTGCAATTGACTCCCTCCTGGGTGTCCCCTGATCCACTGCTCTCACTATGAACCGGtatgtctctttctcctcacgGTCCAGCGATGTGGCCACAGTCAGGACGCCTGTCACACGATCCACAACAAAGATCCCTGGAGCGTCACCACCAAGGAGGTAGATGACTTCCCCTCGGCTTTCGCTGTCCTGGTCCGAGGCTTGGAGCTGTGTTAGAAAGGTATTTGGTGGATTGTTTTCCTCAACAGATATTTCCACCAAAGATTGCTGAAACACTGGTGCATTGTCGTTCTCATCCAAAACCTGCACCTTGAGGAAGGTTTTGATGACAAGCCCTTGAGCATTCTTTGCCACCACAATTAGATCATACTCCTGTATCCTTTCATAGTCCAAGGGCTCTGTAGTCTCCAGCAGGTATTCGTTTTTAAACAGCTGATACGGGCCAAGCCTAAAGGGACCAGTCCCTTCCAAATGACAGTCCACCCTCTGGTTCACATCAATGTTTttaacagtaaaaaatgcaACTGGAGAAAACGCTGGCTCAGACTCCTTTATTGTCACTACTCCATCCTTTTCTGGTGCAATGTACCGGGGTATGATAGCAGGGGGTCCAGTGACAACTTTGATGATATGGACAGAAACAGTGGCAACAGCAGGG contains:
- the LOC121183077 gene encoding protocadherin-20, with the translated sequence MFNSRHPSLSKRGRIWGLCILLLYTSPLSCFANFSQAKELIYKIKEGLPRGTFIGAIGVDLNLDFSVEPPFLFNLPQKKVSEQYVNLNNTTGELYTSATEIDRETLCSDNLEGQGCVLSLDVFVLPQQYFQLIKVKILIEDVNDNRPKFPVDEICMSVPENTPINARYAVEQSAVDPDLGLHGVQTYWLVNDFGMFTLDVEENEGGELTPFLIVTEALDRETQDEYITDIIAEDGGTPPLLGAATLKIVITDVNDNCPQFTESQINVTLHGNTTKGAHLARLHAFDPDLGANAQISYTYSERVPRDTRSLFHLDRMTGVIKLAGKIDTVTATFYKLTVLANGPGCIPAVATVSVHIIKVVTGPPAIIPRYIAPEKDGVVTIKESEPAFSPVAFFTVKNIDVNQRVDCHLEGTGPFRLGPYQLFKNEYLLETTEPLDYERIQEYDLIVVAKNAQGLVIKTFLKVQVLDENDNAPVFQQSLVEISVEENNPPNTFLTQLQASDQDSESRGEVIYLLGGDAPGIFVVDRVTGVLTVATSLDREEKETYRFIVRAVDQGTPRRESIATVVLTVQDRNDNSPRFINKDFTFFVPENFPGYGEIGILSVTDADAGENGWVALTILNGSDIFMIDTGRGALRAKTSLDREQQGSYQLWIEAIDGGEPALSCVTMVTVLLLDVNDNPPIVLFPQSNQSYMLVLPNTLPGTSITEVYAVDKDTGMNAVIAYSIIKRKGGEPGSFAIDPETGNITLKRELSIRGLYSLLVKVSDHGQPEPLYSTVMVNFFVNETVSNESYIQSLLTREADIEIEERPWYIGQMKEGPERYELFPCQPVLIVLSVTCLGLFFSVVTLTSYICCKRFKKHTKKRSDVEIPLKKKNDSMQVVNRKLRQISNI